A genomic region of Raphanus sativus cultivar WK10039 chromosome 6, ASM80110v3, whole genome shotgun sequence contains the following coding sequences:
- the LOC130495782 gene encoding secreted RxLR effector protein 161-like — protein sequence MVVRSLGPDTDPFGPKKDDEEILGPEVPYLSAIGALMYLAGHTRPDISFAVNLLSRFSSCPTQRHWNGIQHVLRYLQGTKDLGLMFTNQSKEGLVGFADAGYLSDPHFGRSQTGYVFTHGGTSISWRSMKQTMAATSSNHAEILGMHEASRESVWLRSMTQHISTTCGITKGKDPPTILYEDNTACIAQLKDGYIKGDRTKHILPKFFFTHELQKAGEVQVLQVSSSENSADLFTKSLATSVFKKLVHQIGMRRLKDLR from the coding sequence ATGGTCGTGAGAAGCCTTGGTCCGGACACGGATCCATTTGGTCCGAAGAAGGACGATGAAGAGATCCTTGGTCCAGAGGTGCCATATCTCAGTGCCATAGGAGCTCTGATGTATTTAGCTGGCCATACACGACCAGACATCAGTTTTGCTGTGAACTTACTATCTAGGTTCAGCTCATGTCCGACCCAAAGGCACTGGAATGGGATACAACATGTACTTCGTTATCTACAAGGAACGAAGGATTTGGGTCTTATGTTTACTAACCAATCTAAGGAAGGTTTAgttggttttgctgatgcaggttacctaTCTGATCCACATTTTGGTAGATCTCAGACTGGATATGTTTTTACACATGGAGGGACATCAATATCTTGGCGGTCCATGAAACAGACCATGGCGGCTACTTCCTCAAATCATGCAGAAATATTGGGAATGCATGAGGCTAGTCGAGAGAGTGTATGGTTGAGATCCATGACACAACACATCAGTACCACTTGTGGTATAACCAAAGGGAAGGATCCACCTACCATCCTATACGAAGATAACACAGCCTGCATTGCTCAGCTTAAAGATGGATACATCAAAGGAGACCGGACGAAGCACATTCTTCCAAAGTTCTTCTTTACCCACGAGCTCCAGAAGGCAGGAGAGGTCCAAGTGTTACAAGTTAGTTCAAGTGAGAATTCAGCCGATCTTTTCACCAAGTCCTTAGCCACATCAGTGTTCAAGAAGCTCGTGCACCAGATAGGCATGCGTCGACTGAAGGATCTAcggtga